In Gimesia benthica, a single window of DNA contains:
- a CDS encoding BlaI/MecI/CopY family transcriptional regulator, giving the protein MNQPKEKIPDAERDVLVCLNQLGEATVKEISQALEPVRKMEPSSVMTLLKRLEARKLVTKRKGDKGKAFLFRATRESVRAYRHLLNDLFQGVFGGDTLAFMSSFFETRKPSEEEITQLQELLDDLREQKQKKGDQS; this is encoded by the coding sequence ATGAATCAGCCGAAAGAAAAAATCCCGGATGCGGAACGTGATGTCCTGGTCTGCCTGAATCAGTTGGGTGAGGCCACGGTGAAAGAGATCAGCCAGGCGCTGGAGCCGGTGCGGAAGATGGAGCCTTCGTCTGTGATGACGCTGCTCAAGCGGCTGGAGGCCCGCAAGCTGGTGACGAAGCGTAAGGGGGACAAAGGGAAAGCCTTTCTGTTTCGGGCCACCCGTGAGTCGGTGCGGGCGTATCGGCATCTGTTGAACGATCTGTTTCAGGGGGTGTTCGGCGGTGACACGCTGGCTTTCATGTCGTCGTTCTTTGAAACGCGGAAGCCGAGCGAAGAGGAAATCACCCAATTGCAGGAATTGCTGGATGATCTGCGCGAACAGAAACAGAAGAAGGGGGACCAATCATGA
- a CDS encoding linear amide C-N hydrolase — protein sequence MCTRAVYFGKENQIVTGRTMDWKEEMHTNLWVFPRGMDRDCGLGEDSLTWTSRYGSLVASVYEGGTADGMNEKGLVTNLLYLVESEYPPADDSRPALVITAWAQYVLDQFATVAEAVDELSREEFRVVPVVAPNGAEGTVHLSISDPAGDSAILEYINGSLRIHHAREHQVMTNSPIFDEQLALNRYWQQIGGTVMLPGTNRAADRFARASFYINACHQSADAREAVASVFSVMRNVSVPRGISTPDQPNISTTIWRTVSDQKNRVYFFENTASPSLVWIRLSQLDFSAGAPVQKLTLDGNPDLAGDQSHGFQPAEPFQFLVPVM from the coding sequence ATGTGCACACGCGCCGTCTATTTTGGCAAGGAAAACCAGATCGTCACCGGTCGGACAATGGACTGGAAAGAAGAGATGCACACCAACCTCTGGGTCTTTCCGCGTGGCATGGACCGTGATTGTGGACTGGGAGAGGACTCCCTCACCTGGACCAGTCGCTATGGCAGCCTGGTGGCCTCCGTTTACGAAGGCGGGACAGCCGATGGCATGAATGAGAAAGGGCTGGTGACCAATCTGCTCTACCTGGTGGAATCAGAATACCCTCCGGCAGACGACTCACGACCGGCCCTGGTGATCACCGCCTGGGCCCAGTACGTCCTCGATCAGTTTGCCACCGTAGCCGAAGCAGTTGACGAATTGAGCCGGGAAGAATTCCGCGTAGTCCCCGTGGTTGCACCGAATGGCGCAGAAGGCACCGTGCATCTTTCGATCTCCGATCCAGCGGGAGATTCGGCGATCCTGGAATACATCAACGGGAGCTTGCGAATCCATCACGCCCGCGAACATCAGGTGATGACCAATTCCCCCATCTTTGACGAACAGCTGGCTCTCAACCGCTACTGGCAACAGATTGGCGGCACGGTCATGCTGCCGGGCACCAACCGGGCCGCGGATCGCTTTGCCCGGGCATCCTTTTACATCAACGCCTGTCATCAGTCAGCCGATGCCCGCGAAGCAGTCGCCAGCGTTTTCAGCGTGATGCGGAACGTAAGCGTCCCCCGTGGCATCAGTACTCCCGATCAACCCAATATTTCCACAACCATCTGGCGTACCGTAAGCGATCAGAAGAACCGCGTCTACTTCTTCGAAAACACGGCCAGTCCCTCACTGGTCTGGATCCGATTGAGCCAGCTCGATTTCAGCGCAGGCGCCCCAGTACAGAAACTGACACTGGACGGCAACCCCGACCTGGCCGGCGACCAGTCCCACGGCTTCCAACCCGCAGAACCATTCCAGTTCCTGGTTCCTGTAATGTGA
- a CDS encoding DUF1559 domain-containing protein — protein MSIPRRSRSHRGFTLIELLVVIAIIAILIALLLPAVQQAREAARRSTCKNNLKQLGLALHNYHSTFQMLPPAYVRDPNVGDDEGHWTWSAFIAPHIELTSVYNAFQVGNTPASYAFGNNIQAMQQTYPVFRCPSDTGPATHTEAGYTIDYFVSGSRTSNVGVSVTNYVVSNNNAYHRATRATNYLDGTTGGTGAFWGNSNCRFRDVTDGLSNTILAGERAYQIPGNPMYAGMLFAVRDNLGLGPTCTNCSGNTAANQGLLSITGTTHFGINPISSVDQANGGYSSRHVGGAQFLMGDGAVRFISENIDTNITNGGVVDSTLERLSSISDGAILGEY, from the coding sequence ATGAGTATTCCAAGACGCTCGCGATCACATCGAGGTTTTACCTTGATCGAACTGCTGGTGGTCATTGCCATCATCGCTATTCTGATAGCACTCCTGCTGCCGGCTGTACAACAGGCTCGAGAAGCGGCCCGCCGCAGTACCTGTAAAAACAATCTGAAGCAGCTCGGTCTCGCCCTGCACAACTATCATTCCACGTTCCAGATGCTGCCTCCCGCTTATGTGCGCGATCCCAATGTGGGAGATGATGAAGGCCACTGGACCTGGTCCGCATTTATTGCCCCCCATATTGAATTAACCTCGGTCTACAATGCGTTCCAGGTGGGAAACACCCCCGCCAGTTACGCTTTCGGCAACAATATTCAGGCTATGCAACAGACTTACCCCGTCTTTCGCTGTCCTTCCGATACCGGACCGGCAACGCATACGGAAGCCGGGTATACAATCGATTATTTTGTTTCAGGCAGCCGGACATCCAACGTCGGTGTTTCGGTCACCAATTATGTTGTCTCGAATAACAATGCCTATCACCGTGCGACCCGGGCGACTAACTATCTTGATGGCACCACGGGAGGCACCGGCGCATTCTGGGGCAACAGCAATTGTCGCTTCCGTGATGTGACCGACGGTTTGAGCAACACGATCCTGGCCGGCGAACGGGCCTACCAGATTCCAGGCAACCCCATGTATGCGGGCATGCTGTTCGCCGTCCGCGACAATCTTGGACTGGGGCCCACGTGTACCAACTGCTCCGGAAACACCGCTGCGAATCAGGGGCTGCTTAGCATTACCGGCACCACGCATTTTGGTATCAATCCGATCTCCTCAGTTGATCAGGCCAACGGCGGATACAGCAGCCGGCACGTGGGTGGTGCTCAGTTCCTGATGGGCGATGGTGCAGTTCGCTTCATCAGCGAAAACATCGATACGAACATCACCAATGGGGGTGTTGTCGACAGCACACTCGAACGTCTCTCCTCGATCTCGGATGGCGCCATTCTCGGCGAATATTAA
- a CDS encoding transthyretin-like family protein, producing the protein MFVYRLGKIFSVLIIACGMCACSGSNGPQLGQVSGVVTLDGEPLEYAQITFQPEKGRPSVAETDSAGNYSLYYTGTSTGALIGAHKVVITSAMDAYSDETGEGKDRKARAELLPAKYHTQTTLTAEVKSGSNQIDFPLTSK; encoded by the coding sequence ATGTTCGTTTATCGTCTCGGAAAAATCTTCAGCGTCCTGATCATCGCCTGTGGAATGTGTGCCTGCAGCGGCAGTAATGGTCCCCAACTGGGCCAGGTTTCAGGAGTCGTGACTCTCGACGGAGAGCCACTGGAATATGCGCAGATTACATTTCAGCCTGAAAAAGGTCGTCCCTCGGTCGCAGAAACCGATAGTGCAGGAAATTACTCTTTGTATTACACGGGCACCAGCACCGGGGCCTTGATTGGTGCTCACAAGGTTGTGATTACTTCCGCCATGGATGCCTATTCGGACGAGACCGGCGAAGGTAAAGATCGGAAGGCACGTGCCGAACTGCTGCCGGCAAAATATCATACCCAGACTACGCTCACAGCCGAGGTGAAATCGGGCAGCAATCAGATCGATTTCCCGCTCACTTCAAAGTAA
- a CDS encoding family 16 glycoside hydrolase — MSAPRSLLTLACLLASVSVFAGAPEAISTDHYQQTLASDDFSEQELGKQWRLYKGSSVVKDGVLQGVELEGGGHAAVHQLKTEPYSDVELTVDLKFEGSPYTNLTFNQHKFKGSHAGHLCRVVVSPTKVTLRDGKTGVFNNEIFKKRQNKEKLTEAEQEILERSQAIFPVKLKKGEWYTVTVRIKGDQMQAFIDGKLIGSLRSPGIAHPTKDMIGLVTPKQSIHYDNVKVRVP; from the coding sequence ATGTCCGCTCCACGTTCTCTGCTCACTCTGGCCTGTCTGCTGGCATCGGTATCGGTCTTCGCGGGAGCACCGGAAGCCATTTCCACAGACCATTATCAGCAGACGCTGGCCTCAGATGATTTCTCCGAACAAGAGCTCGGCAAGCAGTGGCGCCTCTATAAAGGCTCCTCAGTCGTGAAAGACGGTGTGTTGCAGGGAGTGGAGCTCGAAGGGGGCGGACACGCGGCCGTCCATCAGTTGAAGACTGAACCTTACAGCGATGTCGAACTCACCGTCGATCTCAAGTTCGAGGGTTCACCTTACACGAACCTGACCTTCAATCAGCACAAATTCAAAGGCTCCCACGCAGGCCATCTCTGCCGCGTGGTGGTTTCGCCCACGAAAGTCACACTCCGAGACGGTAAGACCGGCGTCTTCAATAATGAGATCTTCAAGAAACGTCAGAACAAAGAAAAACTGACCGAAGCCGAACAGGAGATCCTGGAACGGTCCCAGGCCATCTTCCCGGTCAAACTGAAAAAAGGCGAGTGGTACACCGTCACGGTCCGCATCAAAGGGGACCAGATGCAGGCTTTCATCGACGGCAAGCTGATTGGCTCCCTCCGTTCCCCAGGCATTGCCCATCCCACCAAAGACATGATCGGCCTGGTCACCCCCAAACAGTCGATCCATTATGACAATGTCAAAGTCCGCGTACCTTAA
- a CDS encoding putative signal transducing protein: MSDDFITIATTSTPTEASLIRNQLEAEGIRVYLSDEEAVGMAWYLGNALGGIKVQVASEDADRAFELLDEHDPVTISEEDWKTVEGFENGWVEDEATDDDAQDTVGESAAERDLDQEVNRAFKAAVLGIIFFPIQVYSFFLLLDILFSGLTLTPSQQKKVSISFLLDCFVLSAWSYILFFRGY; encoded by the coding sequence ATGTCTGACGACTTCATCACCATCGCCACGACAAGCACCCCCACCGAAGCCAGCCTGATCCGCAACCAGCTGGAAGCGGAGGGAATTCGGGTCTATCTCTCGGACGAAGAGGCCGTCGGCATGGCCTGGTATCTTGGGAATGCACTCGGCGGAATTAAGGTTCAGGTCGCTTCTGAAGACGCCGATCGCGCTTTTGAACTACTCGATGAACACGATCCGGTCACCATCAGCGAGGAAGACTGGAAAACCGTCGAAGGCTTCGAGAACGGCTGGGTCGAGGATGAAGCCACGGATGACGATGCACAAGACACCGTTGGGGAATCGGCTGCTGAGCGAGACCTGGATCAGGAGGTGAATCGTGCTTTTAAAGCCGCCGTCCTGGGCATCATTTTTTTTCCGATCCAGGTCTATTCATTTTTCCTGTTGCTGGATATTCTCTTTTCCGGTCTTACGTTGACTCCATCTCAACAGAAAAAAGTAAGTATCAGTTTTCTGCTGGACTGTTTCGTTTTGTCGGCCTGGTCATACATCCTGTTCTTTCGCGGTTATTAA
- a CDS encoding acyltransferase family protein — MFIKQLESLRGIAALMVALSHCLIVFAVDQNPMIWTTSLRETQGTQAFLTRLLLIPCNGGAAVTVFFVLSGYVLGLSLDRKPRQSLTYLAFYVKRLLRIYPAYLVCLTLIIVSIMGFHTYQRFPNTSLWFQEWYQQNITWNNALANYTLLETNLNQIAWTLKVELVMSFGFPLFYLLSRRRAEKGNYIILLILMALSCILPGIIFLLYGFVFYLGLMLPTLIERLKQSVAPSARNTLFLVSVIALLCARSLFAPQERFFTVLLEALAAAAIIAILAEGTVKVWGSRMLELPLVHKLGQISYSFYIYHFIIMYWLAWGLLHLVSADITANYPLLLSLLLAVVSVPLTFVVAQLSYHGVERPMIGWGARLAEKVTDLARASTARLRLQRK, encoded by the coding sequence ATGTTTATTAAACAACTGGAATCTCTGCGCGGGATTGCTGCGTTAATGGTCGCGCTCAGTCACTGTCTGATCGTGTTCGCCGTCGATCAGAATCCGATGATCTGGACGACCAGTCTCCGGGAAACGCAGGGGACCCAGGCCTTCCTTACCAGACTGCTGTTGATTCCCTGTAACGGCGGCGCCGCGGTGACGGTGTTCTTCGTTCTGAGTGGCTATGTCCTGGGACTGTCGCTCGATCGCAAGCCTCGACAGTCGCTGACGTATCTGGCGTTTTACGTGAAACGCCTCTTGCGAATCTATCCTGCGTATCTCGTCTGTCTCACGCTGATCATTGTTTCCATCATGGGATTTCACACTTACCAGCGGTTCCCGAATACGTCGCTCTGGTTTCAGGAGTGGTATCAGCAGAATATCACCTGGAACAACGCGCTGGCCAATTATACCCTGCTGGAGACAAACCTCAATCAGATCGCCTGGACGCTGAAAGTAGAACTGGTGATGTCGTTCGGCTTTCCGCTTTTTTATCTGCTCAGTCGAAGACGCGCAGAGAAAGGGAATTATATTATCCTGCTGATTCTGATGGCACTTTCCTGTATTCTACCGGGAATTATTTTTCTGTTGTATGGGTTTGTCTTCTACCTGGGACTGATGCTGCCGACCCTGATCGAAAGACTGAAACAGTCAGTCGCCCCGTCCGCCCGCAACACCCTGTTTCTGGTCAGTGTCATCGCGCTGCTCTGTGCCCGTTCCCTGTTTGCACCTCAGGAACGCTTTTTTACCGTCCTGCTCGAAGCCCTGGCTGCGGCCGCGATCATCGCCATTCTGGCGGAAGGAACCGTCAAGGTCTGGGGAAGCCGCATGCTGGAGTTGCCGCTGGTCCACAAACTCGGGCAGATTTCGTATTCCTTTTACATCTATCATTTCATCATTATGTACTGGCTCGCCTGGGGCCTGCTGCATCTGGTCAGTGCGGACATCACTGCGAATTATCCACTGCTGTTGAGCCTGCTTCTGGCTGTCGTTTCAGTCCCCCTCACTTTCGTGGTGGCCCAGCTTTCCTACCATGGAGTAGAACGCCCGATGATCGGCTGGGGTGCCCGCCTGGCAGAAAAAGTGACAGACCTGGCCCGAGCCTCTACCGCCCGCCTGCGTCTGCAGAGAAAATAG
- a CDS encoding DUF1990 family protein, giving the protein MYHFRKPDSAQIDDFLKVQAQQEFTYSQVEATRNQSAPAGFRVDHNRIRLGQGAAVYEQAKQALAEWQHYRFDWLHLHRLDASPAAGQTVAALAHVLGIWVLNACRIVYVLEETEPLTRFAFAYGTLPDHAECGEERFQVEWHPEDDSVWYDLYAFSRPNTLLSKIALPYVRSKQKQFAGESLQAMHQAVVKKSN; this is encoded by the coding sequence ATGTACCACTTCCGGAAACCGGATTCCGCTCAGATTGACGACTTTCTTAAAGTGCAGGCACAGCAGGAGTTTACCTATTCGCAGGTGGAAGCCACCCGCAACCAGTCAGCCCCTGCTGGATTCCGCGTCGATCACAATCGCATCCGTCTGGGGCAGGGGGCAGCGGTTTATGAACAGGCAAAACAGGCCCTGGCGGAATGGCAGCATTATCGCTTTGACTGGCTGCATCTGCATCGCCTTGATGCCTCACCAGCCGCGGGACAGACCGTCGCCGCACTGGCACATGTGCTCGGAATCTGGGTTCTGAATGCCTGTCGGATCGTTTACGTGCTGGAAGAAACAGAGCCCCTCACCCGCTTCGCATTTGCCTACGGCACGCTTCCCGACCACGCCGAGTGTGGCGAAGAACGTTTCCAGGTAGAATGGCACCCCGAGGATGATTCCGTCTGGTACGATCTCTATGCGTTTTCCCGACCAAACACGCTGCTCTCCAAAATTGCCTTACCCTATGTCCGCAGCAAACAGAAACAGTTCGCCGGCGAGTCTCTGCAGGCTATGCACCAGGCCGTCGTGAAAAAATCGAATTAA
- a CDS encoding FAD-dependent monooxygenase — translation MSHSQTLPSHTPVLIVGAGPTGLSLAIELVRRNVECLLIDRNPAPLPFDRATVIHSRSLECFETMGTIDEFLARGHIMRGFNIFAFGKKIAQTSFESLECRHPYDLNLAENETEDILTARLESLGGRVSRGWSLEGLNQTDTEVTATLKSAEGVETTVTADWLVGTDGIHSRVRESIGVAVAGHQYPARWGVVDGYLPDWQHEPDRAAIQIDAPALNPVPMPGMRWRIYFRVFDETQIDDLLEQIDSGLASISPGTRLQDPDQPMLYHTFRQLSAHYRSSRVLLAGDAAHACSPIEGHGMNTGIQDSFNLGWKLAHVIKGQAGDGLLNSYELERRPIANAVGASGDIAEELRTIPDEPAAVERVKRALCAMLLPARGQLQAAEAETEISFHYRDSPLVRGYHAAGAAAQQNWLGPRPGDCLPEAGPLSHPQTDTTLTLFDLLRSTGHLLLWLATDEIEAPNAADLASVLQPGDTCVIISTTPPEKLEQTDSTQAKWLIDETGSVHAKLGIIDPTLFLIRPDGHIALRCEPPQLEQITAYYQILQT, via the coding sequence GTGAGTCACTCGCAGACACTACCATCACATACGCCGGTTTTGATTGTCGGAGCCGGACCGACCGGTCTTTCCCTGGCCATCGAACTGGTGCGGCGGAACGTTGAGTGTCTGCTCATCGACCGCAATCCCGCACCGCTCCCCTTTGACCGGGCCACCGTGATTCACAGCCGCTCGCTGGAATGTTTCGAGACGATGGGCACCATCGACGAGTTCCTCGCACGCGGTCACATCATGCGGGGCTTCAACATCTTCGCCTTTGGCAAAAAAATCGCTCAGACCAGTTTTGAAAGTCTGGAGTGTCGCCATCCCTATGATCTGAATCTCGCTGAGAATGAAACCGAAGACATTCTCACCGCACGTCTGGAAAGCCTGGGAGGCCGGGTCTCTCGAGGCTGGTCATTGGAAGGACTGAATCAGACGGACACTGAAGTGACTGCCACTCTCAAATCGGCGGAGGGAGTCGAAACAACGGTCACCGCCGACTGGCTGGTCGGCACCGATGGTATTCACAGTCGTGTTCGCGAATCGATTGGAGTGGCTGTCGCCGGTCATCAGTATCCGGCCCGCTGGGGCGTCGTCGATGGCTATCTTCCCGATTGGCAACACGAACCGGACCGGGCCGCGATTCAGATTGACGCACCTGCCCTTAATCCGGTTCCCATGCCAGGGATGCGCTGGCGAATTTACTTCCGGGTTTTCGATGAAACCCAGATAGACGATCTGCTGGAGCAGATCGACTCGGGGCTGGCTTCCATCTCTCCCGGAACCCGTTTGCAGGATCCGGACCAGCCGATGCTCTATCATACCTTCCGCCAGTTGAGTGCGCATTACCGTTCCAGTCGGGTGCTGCTCGCAGGTGATGCCGCACACGCCTGCAGTCCCATTGAAGGGCATGGCATGAATACGGGCATTCAGGACTCCTTCAACCTGGGCTGGAAACTGGCGCACGTCATCAAGGGACAAGCCGGCGACGGTCTGCTGAACAGCTACGAGCTCGAACGCCGCCCCATTGCCAACGCGGTTGGTGCCTCGGGGGACATTGCCGAAGAATTACGCACGATCCCCGACGAACCAGCGGCTGTCGAACGGGTGAAGCGTGCCTTGTGTGCCATGCTGCTCCCCGCCCGGGGACAACTGCAGGCAGCCGAGGCCGAAACCGAAATCAGCTTTCATTATCGCGACAGTCCCCTGGTCCGAGGCTATCATGCCGCTGGAGCAGCTGCACAACAGAACTGGCTCGGCCCCCGACCCGGTGACTGTCTGCCCGAAGCCGGCCCGCTGTCCCATCCCCAGACGGACACAACACTCACATTGTTCGATTTGTTGAGATCGACCGGTCATCTGCTCCTCTGGCTGGCCACGGATGAGATAGAAGCACCCAATGCCGCTGATCTCGCATCCGTTCTGCAGCCCGGTGATACCTGCGTTATCATCTCCACAACACCGCCGGAAAAACTCGAACAGACAGATTCTACTCAGGCAAAATGGTTAATCGATGAAACGGGGAGCGTCCATGCAAAACTGGGGATCATCGATCCCACTCTGTTCCTGATCCGCCCCGATGGCCATATTGCTCTCCGCTGCGAACCTCCTCAACTGGAGCAGATAACGGCCTACTATCAAATTCTCCAGACATGA
- a CDS encoding sialidase family protein — MSFKRSSLELLLLLFVGSFALAQEPEPVRTLVPRDWDPVQAGNRVMERLVTVTGKEVKGAHDAEMVLTGNHAYIVAEVNDTRAGESAGWPEIYCALSIVNLKTLTLEKVIPFARSEQVFQNATLPVGACFVPRILQLNEHTLRCYFASEQPGKRQAQTWYRDFNLQTQSFADTIHKAKLKTAAGTFEMQPRYFHADAAAQGFGKRAKDFGLYLFDSFKEFDGETYVAINNFPGKQNALAKVNSSCDTFEIIGHYNEPQSVALSESAVNRLPDGTWMAICRNDGGKRNYYFTISADGRKWSVGKQLPFVPDGTNSKPTFDRFGDTYYLGWQEAKKIDGVTRSVFNIDISRDGKTWERKYRFETPHSFQYPTFCEYDGAIWLAVTQGDHSPSRKERIMFSKLEDRGASHSRVDRKQ; from the coding sequence ATGTCATTTAAGCGATCCTCCCTGGAATTACTGCTACTGTTATTTGTCGGTTCATTTGCCCTTGCGCAGGAACCTGAACCAGTAAGGACTCTGGTTCCCAGAGACTGGGATCCCGTACAGGCCGGCAATCGAGTAATGGAACGTCTGGTGACCGTGACTGGCAAAGAGGTCAAAGGTGCCCACGATGCCGAAATGGTGCTGACGGGTAATCATGCTTATATCGTGGCTGAAGTCAACGACACCCGTGCCGGGGAAAGTGCGGGCTGGCCGGAAATCTACTGTGCCCTGTCGATCGTCAACCTCAAGACCTTAACGCTGGAGAAAGTCATCCCCTTCGCCCGCAGCGAACAGGTTTTTCAGAATGCCACACTGCCTGTGGGCGCCTGCTTTGTTCCCCGCATTCTACAGTTGAATGAGCACACGCTGCGTTGCTACTTCGCCAGCGAGCAACCGGGCAAACGACAGGCACAAACCTGGTATCGCGATTTTAACCTGCAAACGCAGAGTTTCGCTGATACCATCCACAAAGCAAAACTGAAGACCGCCGCGGGAACCTTCGAGATGCAGCCCCGGTATTTTCACGCCGATGCGGCGGCACAGGGATTCGGAAAGAGAGCGAAAGATTTCGGCCTCTATCTGTTTGATTCGTTTAAAGAGTTTGACGGCGAGACTTATGTCGCGATCAATAATTTCCCGGGCAAGCAGAACGCCCTCGCAAAAGTCAATTCAAGCTGTGACACGTTTGAAATCATCGGGCACTATAACGAACCACAGTCAGTCGCGCTCAGTGAGTCTGCGGTGAATCGCCTGCCGGACGGCACCTGGATGGCAATCTGTCGCAACGATGGCGGTAAACGGAATTACTATTTCACCATCAGCGCGGACGGGCGAAAGTGGAGCGTCGGCAAGCAGCTGCCATTCGTCCCTGATGGAACGAATTCCAAGCCGACATTCGATCGTTTTGGGGATACCTACTATCTTGGCTGGCAGGAAGCCAAAAAAATCGACGGCGTCACGCGGAGTGTCTTCAATATCGATATTTCACGAGACGGGAAAACCTGGGAACGCAAATACCGTTTTGAGACGCCTCACTCGTTCCAGTATCCCACGTTTTGTGAGTACGATGGAGCAATCTGGCTGGCAGTCACTCAGGGAGATCATTCGCCGAGTCGCAAAGAACGTATCATGTTCAGCAAACTGGAGGATCGCGGTGCATCTCACTCCAGGGTGGACCGCAAGCAGTAA